In one Terriglobia bacterium genomic region, the following are encoded:
- a CDS encoding GGDEF domain-containing protein produces the protein MMDKQKTKPLHTEGPAASAEQIRQGIRYIERRQRSLWSSAILITLLLAVGFASFAFPGLLTSGDDFYSFYLNQTLRSLIGMVLIFNVYTIYQQVQIHRLHRQITGQIDQLARVESRTEEVYKLAARDSLTGLYNRGFGEQRLAEEISRSQRHARPLSVILFDLNDLKQTNDQFGHAAGDEMLKYFAWRLSRAIRHSDLAVRHGGDEFLAILPECRLEEVQHVLDRLKDLSVDRGDQKLEFTYSGGWTTYMEGESREELLQRADEALYANKRSLKAVPLLTPQD, from the coding sequence ATGATGGACAAACAGAAGACAAAACCGCTCCACACCGAAGGACCCGCTGCAAGCGCCGAACAGATTCGGCAGGGGATTCGGTACATCGAACGCCGCCAGCGGTCGCTGTGGTCCTCGGCTATACTGATTACCCTGCTGCTGGCCGTTGGTTTTGCTTCCTTTGCGTTTCCCGGGCTGCTGACCTCCGGCGACGACTTCTATTCCTTCTACCTCAACCAGACGCTCCGGAGCCTCATCGGCATGGTCCTGATTTTCAATGTCTACACGATCTACCAGCAGGTGCAGATCCACCGGCTGCACCGGCAGATCACCGGGCAGATTGATCAGCTGGCCCGCGTGGAATCGCGCACCGAAGAAGTCTACAAATTGGCCGCTCGCGATTCCCTGACGGGCCTCTACAACCGCGGATTTGGCGAACAGCGGCTGGCGGAGGAAATTTCCCGGTCGCAACGGCACGCCCGCCCGCTCAGCGTGATTCTTTTCGACCTGAACGACTTGAAGCAGACCAACGACCAGTTCGGCCACGCCGCCGGCGATGAAATGCTCAAATACTTTGCCTGGCGGCTCAGCCGCGCCATCCGCCATTCGGACCTGGCGGTGCGCCATGGGGGCGATGAGTTTCTGGCGATTCTGCCGGAATGCCGGCTGGAGGAAGTGCAGCACGTCCTGGACCGGCTGAAGGATTTGAGTGTGGACCGCGGCGATCAGAAGCTCGAATTCACGTACTCGGGCGGCTGGACCACCTACATGGAGGGCGAATCGCGCGAGGAGTTGCTGCAGCGCGCGGATGAAGCGCTCTATGCCAACAAACGCTCTCTGAAAGCGGTCCCCCTCCTGACCCCGCAGGACTAG